A stretch of DNA from Vibrio gallaecicus:
CAAATTAAGCGTTAATCTATCTTCCCTAGATGCCCAACATCTAGGGATAATCCTGCGTCTTTGCACCACATCTCTATATGATATAACTTTTTAATCCTTTTACCTTTTTTTCATCTATTCTAATCTCTTTTCAAGATCAAAAAACATTAAGAGACACTAGACGGTATTCCGATTGATATACTACGTTTAGTTCTATCATTAAATGAAGGAACATCAGATGAGCAAAATCTACGAAGACAACACTCAAACAATTGGCAATACTCCCCTAGTCCGCTTAAATAAAGTAAGTAAAGGTAAAGTATTAGCAAAAATTGAAGCTCGTAACCCTAGCTTTAGTGTTAAGTGCCGTATTGGCGCAAATATGATTTGGGAAGCAGAAAAAGCAGGTACTTTAAAAGAAGGTATCGAGCTGGTTGAGCCGACAAGTGGTAATACAGGTGTTGCTCTAGCTTTCGTTGCTGCTGCTCGTGGTTACAAGCTAACACTAACAATGCCTGAGTCTATGAGCTTAGAGCGTCGTAAACTACTAAAAGCTTTAGGTGCTAACCTTGTGCTGACTGAAGCTCCAAAAGGTATGAATGGCGCTATCGCAAAAGCAGAAGAAATCGTTGCAGCCGATCCAGACAAGTACTTACTACTACAACAATTCAACAACCCAGCAAACCCTCAAATTCATGAACAGACTACTGGCCCTGAAATTTGGGAAGCTACTGACGGCGAAATTGACGTGTTTGTAGCCGGTGTTGGTACTGGCGGTACAATCACAGGTACAAGCCGATTCATCAAAGGTGAAAAAGGCAAAGCAATCACTTCAGTTGCAGTTGAGCCAGCA
This window harbors:
- the cysK gene encoding cysteine synthase A gives rise to the protein MSKIYEDNTQTIGNTPLVRLNKVSKGKVLAKIEARNPSFSVKCRIGANMIWEAEKAGTLKEGIELVEPTSGNTGVALAFVAAARGYKLTLTMPESMSLERRKLLKALGANLVLTEAPKGMNGAIAKAEEIVAADPDKYLLLQQFNNPANPQIHEQTTGPEIWEATDGEIDVFVAGVGTGGTITGTSRFIKGEKGKAITSVAVEPAESPVIAQALAGEEIKPAPHKIQGIGAGFIPGNLDLEIIDRVESVTSDEAIEMARRLMEEEGILAGISSGAAVVAANRLAELPEFEGKTIVTVLPSSGERYLSTALFAGIFTEKENQQ